From Musa acuminata AAA Group cultivar baxijiao chromosome BXJ3-8, Cavendish_Baxijiao_AAA, whole genome shotgun sequence, one genomic window encodes:
- the LOC103995714 gene encoding protein IQ-DOMAIN 14-like, with protein MGKKSSWFSVIKRAFTSSSRDKFVDARVQIQGSEKKLTKEKKRWPFGKSKHGETNSFIPLQREPSSIEKILEDAESEQQQQDGVHSRPSKKVQQSIPAARKQTMIPNYAHISAIKIQAAYRGHQARRSYHTLKGLMRLQRAMRGQNVKRQTMNTMRCMQMLVRVQLQIRANRLQMMESRSLQLHKTSPKCEKDTESNFGKWSAAHQTEEEGREEWDDSVLTREALEARMRNKVEAVIKRERALAYAYTHQLLKVTPRSAEAMLTGLRSGSAPWWWTWLESQHPSSDNPEPAPPVRAPRPQTPRSPAAIRPRATPGPRRPHRGHYTRLRPADADDASLTSCPTFAVPNYMAPTASAKAKVRNDRAFVSVQEPKKKRFSFGLGQSIGSLFAGKETISGGGCCGSKSTGRQGRHRSTQSVGGMSVDSIVSLPVGAVVGRRSSFI; from the exons ATGGGCAAGAAATCAAGTTGGTTTTCTGTTATAAAAAGAGCCTTCACTTCAAGCTCCAGGGATAAATTTGTTGATGCAAGAGTTCAGATCCAA GGTTCAGAGAAGAAACTCACAAAGGAGAAGAAAAGGTGGCCTTTTGGAAAATCCAAGCATGGTGAAACCAATTCCTTCATTCCCCTGCAGAGAGAACCAAGCAGCATCGAGAAGATCTTGGAAGATGCTGAGagtgagcagcagcagcaggacggAGTGCACTCAAGGCCCTCCAAGAAGGTTCAACAATCTATACCAGCTGCAAGAAAACAAACAATGATCCCAAACTACGCTCATATTTCAGCAATCAAGATTCAAGCAGCCTATAGAGGTCATCAG GCTCGGCGGAGCTACCACACACTGAAGGGGCTAATGAGACTTCAAAGAGCCATGAGAGGGCAGAATGTGAAGCGCCAGACGATGAACACAATGAGATGCATGCAGATGCTTGTTCGAGTACAGCTGCAGATACGAGCTAATAGGCTGCAGATGATGGAGAGCAGAAGTCTTCAACTCCACAAGACTTCACCAAAGTGTGAGAAGGACACGGAGAGCAACTTCGGCAAGTGGAGTGCTGCTCACCAA ACTGAAGAAGAAGGCCGTGAAGAATGGGATGATAGCGTTCTCACAAGAGAGGCTCTGGAAGCAAGGATGCGGAACAAGGTCGAGGCAGTCATCAAGAGGGAGAGGGCATTGGCCTATGCTTACACCCACCAG CTACTGAAGGTGACGCCCAGGTCGGCCGAGGCCATGCTGACCGGCCTCCGCTCCGGCAGCGCACCCTGGTGGTGGACATGGCTCGAGAGCCAACACCCCTCCTCCGACAACCCCGAACCGGCGCCGCCTGTCCGAGCGCCGCGTCCTCAAACGCCGCGCTCGCCGGCCGCCATACGTCCCAGAGCCACACCCGGCCCCCGCCGGCCGCACCGCGGCCACTACACGCGCCTGAGGCCCGCGGACGCCGACGACGCCAGCCTCACGAGCTGCCCGACCTTCGCCGTGCCCAACTACATGGCGCCCACCGCCTCGGCCAAGGCCAAGGTGAGGAACGACCGCGCGTTCGTGTCTGTGCAGGAGCCGAAGAAGAAGCGGTTCTCGTTCGGGTTGGGTCAGAGCATAGGCTCCCTGTTTGCCGGCAAGGAAACCATTAGCGGTGGCGGGTGTTGTGGATCAAAGAGCACGGGAAGACAAGGGAGGCACAGGTCCACGCAGTCTGTGGGCGGCATGAGCGTGGACTCCATTGTGTCGCTGCCCGTGGGAGCTGTTGTCGGCAGGAGGAGCAGCTTCATATAG